The nucleotide sequence GTTCATTGATTTTTCTTCGGAAGGGGTCTCTAAAATCGTTCGCCAAAATTCCATAAGTTGATAGGTTGTTTTACCATAAAGTATTACGTCTCCTTGGTTTAAAAGTTCCGTATAATGATAGTGAATTTCGACATCGGGCATCCCAACAGTATGGTCGCAAACGCCATCAAGTGTCATATTGATTGCTGCTATTATTTTTCTCACAATTGTTCTAATTGGGTTACTATTTTTTCACTTCCAAAGATAAGGATTACCATTTTTTATTTCGAGGCGTTAATCCATTCGTTTACAATTGTTGTCATTTCCGTTTTTCCATTTTCGATATCTTGCCTACTTTTAAAAGTTATAATGGCTCTGTCATTTTCTTTCCAAACTAACATTTTACTTTTATTGGCTATCAATTTATCTTTTGGTTGTTCTTGCTTTTTTGCACCTCTATGAAATATTAGTTGCACCTGTTTAGTAGGTGGCTGAATTCTCATCGTAATTCGGTCTTCATTGTCAACGCAATAATTAGGACCATTCCATTTTATGTTTTCTGTCAAAGAAAGGTTTGCAGCCAAAATACAATTGCGTAATTCTTCAATTTCATTTTTGAACGGATGGTTTTGCTCGTCTAAAAATTGGGTTACTGTTGCGCTTTTATTTTCCATTTCTTTTCCTTTATTTATATCAGATAGTTTTATTTTGAGAATGAATCAGAATTTTTATTTACTTTTTTGTCGCAATTTCCATCACTATATTTTTTTCTTTGAATTTCTCCGTACTCTTCCATAGTCATTATATGAGGTTCGAATTTTTGTTGTAATACAACCACCGTTTTCATTCTGTCGATTCTAAAATTCCGAAATTCATTTCTCAATCGACACCATGCGACAACAATCCAATCTTCAGAAAAACTGTGATAAATAGCAAAAGGTTCAATGTCTCTGAGATTGGATTTGGTTTCAAATTCTTTTTGATAGCCAATTTTTAAAACATCAAAATTGGTCAAAGCACCTTGTATGGTCGATAAAAAATTGCTCGTTTTTTCATTTTCCCAATTTTTTCCAATTACGGTTCTTTGGGATAGGAAATCGGCTTTTGTTTTTTCGTCTTTTCGCAAGACAGCTTTTACTTTATTAATGGCTTTGTTGAATTCGTTTATCAGTGATTCGTCTTTGGTTTTTGCCATCATTTTTTCGGCAAAAATGAGTGCATTAGCCTCTGATTCTGTAAACATAACTGGTGGGATTTTATAACCATCCATTAAGGTGTATCCTTTTCCTTCAACGGCAACTATGGGTACATTGGCTTGTTCCAAAGCCGCTAAATCTCTATACACAGTTCGTTTGCTAATTTCAAATTGTTCGGATAATTGCTCTACAGAAACATACAAATTCGATTGTAATTTTAAATGAATCGCTGTCAATCGGGATAGTCTCGAAATATTATCAGTATATGCCATAGAATAATTTTTAGACCTTTAAAAACGGAATTTCATCTGCTAAGACTTCAATATAAAAACCACAATCAGTTACTATTTTTAGAATAGCATCTTGGTTTAATTCTTTATCAATTGTATCGATCCTTAAAATACGATCGCAATCTTCCAAATCAAAATCAATTTTATAGCTAGGAAAACTTTTTTTGAGCTGGTTATAAACTTTTTTTGCCTGATCAATTTTGATAATATTGGTTTTGTAAATTTCTATCATTTGGAACAATCATTAAATTTATAATACAAAGAAATTCAATTATAGTGACAACCCTTTGACAGTTGTTTTTGACTTAAACAATCATTTTCTTAAAATTTTATCCATTGTCTTGCCTTTGGCCAATTCGTCCACCAACTTGTCCAAATACCGCACTTGCTGAATCACTTTATCTTCAATTTCCTCAACACGATACCCACAAATTACTCCAGTAATTTTAGAAACGTTTGGATTCATTTGAGGAGCTTGGGCAAAAAAGTTTTCAAAATCAGTTTTATTGTCAATTTGCTCTTGCAATGTTTGTGCATTGTATCCCGTCAGCCAAAAAATAATTTCATCTACCTCTGCTTTTGTACGCCCTTTTCGTTCTACTTTTTTTATGTAAAGAGGATAGACCGTGGCAAAAGGCATTTTGTAAACACGTTGATTATTTTTATCGTTCATTTTGTTTTTTTATAAATAGTATCGTAACTGCTTAATTTGTTACATTTTATAGTCTTAAAAAGTGAAAATATTTTATATTAACTGTGAATTCATAAAATAGATCATAGCTCCAGAGAGAAATTTAGCAAAATGAGGTTGTGCTTTTCCATCCACCATAGTGAATCTCTCGTCATCTAGATATAATTTTCCTAATCCTTTATATTCCTTTTTTTGAGTGTCAAAAAGACCAGCTGTTCCCCAAAGTTTTCTTATATTAGAATAGTGTCGTGCTACTTCTAATTGAACCTCTTCAGTTTCTGCACTTTTTGAAGATAGTTTAAACAAGTTTTTAAATATTTCTTGTTGTTCCTTTTTCAGTTGTTCCAGTTCCTCTTTTTCCTCTTTGGATAGTTTTTTTAAATAATTCTCACTTGTTTTAACGGCATTACTACCATATTTTTCAATAGCTTCATCACGAAGTTTTTTGCTTTCTTTTTTAGAAAAACCTTCATACAATTCGTTGTCTGTAATCATTTTTTTGTTTTTTAAATTAGACATTGTTTTCTCAATTGTATTCAGCATTACAGCAATTTGTTCTTGCTTTGATGTAAGAGTCCTTTTGTGATTTTCAAGCGCTTGAACCAAATCAAAATCAGGATATTCTAAAGTTTCTATAATTTCTTGAAGGGAAAAATCGAGTTCTTTATAGAAAAGGATTTGCTGCAATTTCAACAATTCATTTTCTCCATACAATCTGTACTTAGCCTCGGTACGGATGGCAGGTTTTAGTAACCCAATAGCATCATAGTGATGCAGTGTGCGAACACTTACACCAGCTTATTTTGACAATTCCTTTACTGAATACTTTTTCATTTTTTATTAATTAACAATGCAAAGTAAAGACATAACGATACGTATGAGTCAAGTGTTTTTTAAATTATTTTTCTTCGACTATTTTACTTAAAACTAACCAATTGTATTTTTTATTGTTTTCTTTTTTAAAATCAAAGCACTTACAAGTGAAACGATTAATCCTAGCGGTAAGACTTCGGCATAGGTTATTAGCACTACAAAAAATGGATTTTTATACATTTCTTTGAAGTTTGCCATTTCTTGGGTTTTAGTAGCCAATTCAGTTGCAGGTGTTTCTTTTAATACATGTGGTATGTAATGGTCTAAAAAATCTGGAACAAATAAATAATAGTAAAATAACCAAACAGCAACGTATATTGTTGAGGCAATTACAGCAATTAAAGCTCCTGTTTTTAATGCTTCTTTGAACGAAATAAATCCATTCAACTGCTTGTTTCGATAGTTTTTCACCCCAAAAAAGATTAAAGAAAGTATAACAACCATTGAGGCATAACCTATAACATCATTACTTTTAAAATCAAAATCGGAATAACATAAATTCACTGTGTAAATCATATTAATACATAAGACAGCGCCTAGTATTAACCCAAAAATAAGAACGCTTTTTTTCATAGCTTTTGTTTTTTAAATTAAATTCAAAACTAAAAATTATATGAAATACCCTATTCATACTTTAGTACCAAATTGAAAATTTCTATACAAAAAAATCAATTATTTTATTATTTGTAAGCGTTTTGCTTTTTCTATTACTTGCGTTCTACTTTTGACATCCATTTTCAAAAATAGATTTGAAATATGTGTTTTTACAGTGCTTAGTGTAAGAAATAAATTTTGAGCAATGGTTGCGTTACTGTATCCTTTTGCTAAAAGAAGCATTATTTCATATTCACGATTGCTTAAATTTAATTTTTTTAATTCCGCTTCGTTAATCGTAAATTCGTTTTTAAATACAACTATTTCTTTTTCAATAACAATAGTTTCGACTTTGGGTTTTGTCAATTGGGTCGCTATCCAAACTCCCAGAATGGTAAAAAATAAAGCCACTAAACCCACATAAATATCTACAGAATTATCAATAATTAGAAATTTCCATTGCAACCATTTTAGAATAAAAACTAAAATAGCGAGCAGAAAACCATATAGTATAATGGGTTTATTTCTTTTAAAAATTGTCTTTAATATTGTCATTTTGAAGGTTAAAGAATTAAATTACTCCTTTTTAAACGGGAGTCCAGTATTGGTTTCTGACAACTGCTTTAAACTTTGCACAAAAGAATTCCAACCCTGTTCACATATTTCATAACATTCCGATTGTGGGGTTAGCCCAACGTGAGTTAAAGAAATAGTTGTTTCTAGATTTTTATTTTCCAATTCCCAGATAATTTTAGTGTCTTTCCATTCGGTATTATGCGGTAATTCTGGAATAGCAATCAAGGTGTCTGTACAAAGCCAAACTATTTTTTGATTTGGAATAAGTTCCAAAATTTTCATTGTTTTAAATGTTGACCCAAAACGCACTGTAAATTCATCATTAATTTTATTTGATGATCCGGAAAAATCCTCAGTCCACCAATCGGGAATACGGTTTATTAATGCATCGAAAACGACATCAGCGCTAGCATTTACTGTAAAATTATTTTTAAAATTGGGTTCTAAAAAATCTTTCAAATTAGTATTGACAATTGCATTCCAACCTGCTTCAAAATTACCAATTGCAAAATCAGGGTTATTTTGTGGGAATGTTTCAATGCCAGAATGGGTAAGCTTTAGTTTAGTTTGGTTTTCGTTTACAGGAATTAATTCAAAAATAACCAATGAATTTCCTTCAAAACCTTCGTATCTCCAAGTGTAAGCTAGTTTTTGTTCTTGAATAACTTCCACAATTTTACAAAGATGAACATATTGTTTCTCTGGACTTGGACCACCAGTAAATTGAAATTTAAAACCAATTTCTACTTTGAATTCTTCCAAATCAAAATACCATTGTTTCATTAATTCTTTTTCGGTCAATGCTTTCCAAACGAGTGGGAGAGGAGCATTAAAAACGCGTTCGATTATTATGTTTTTGTTTTCCATTTTTAAATATCTTTAAATTTCTAGTTTACTTTTTAAATTCTAATTTATTGTCGGTTAGGATTTTTTGAAGTTTTGGCAAAGAACTTTTTCCCATTCCGTGAAAACTTAAAATTTCTTTTTCGCTAAATTTTGAAAGTTGTTCTACAGTGATTATTCCGTTATTTTCCAAAGCCCGTCGAGCAGGAGCTCCAAGCAATGATAAAAAGTTATCTTTTGGTTTTCTATTTTCTTCACAAACAGGACAAGTTGGACAATCGGAACTTTTATAAAATTGGTGTCCTTCTGAACAAGTCTTTAAAATTTTTAATGGCTTCATAGTGTTCTCATTAAAATTATAGATGCTATTATCTAATTTTTCCTTCTATTAATAATTCATCCAATTGCTCAAAAATAGCAACAACACCGCTTTCAAATCCACTTTGTACCATTTCATCTCGATCTTCAATGGATCGAAATACATCTTGAATAATAAGTTTTGTTTTGTTGTTGCTTAACTCTTCAAAAGTGAAAATTTCCAAACACACTTGTCCGCCTTTTGGTAAATCTTCCATTTCAGCCGTTTGAATCATTCTTTCTGGCGCCACAATTTCGTGTATCACCCCTTTGAAAGTGCAATAAATTTTATCTGCTCCATCAGAATGTGTCCAACTGTAAGATCCTCCATTTTGGAAATCTGCATAATTAAACTTCATTTTTATTCCAAAAGGGGCATAAAATTGCAATAGTATTTCAGGTGTGGTAAATGCCTTAAATACTAATTCTCTTGGTGCATTAAATTCTCTTGTTATAAAAAGCTCTTGTCTATTTGGTTCTGCTGTAACAACGGTTGGATTTGCCATAATAGTGGGTTTTAGATCATTTTTAGTTTAACTATTTTTTCAATTAAGTCAAAAGGAATGGGATTTTTGAACGGAAAATGAATACTATCTTTTGTGCCTTTCGCTCTGTATTTCGAAAGTTCATTTTCTATTTCATCCAATCCATACATAGGATACATCCCAATATGATTTTTATATGCCGCTACATAAATATGGGTCTTGTTTAATTTAAAAGCCGGCATATTGTAACGTATCGATTCCTCAACTTGTGGAGCTGTTTTTTTTATCGTTTTTATTATTTTGTACAACAACTCTTGATGAAATTCGGGTTGAATTGCAATGTATTCCTCAATTGATTTTGGTTTAGGTGTATTCATTTTTTTTTTAGTTTAAAACCAAAAGTTTTAGCTTTTCATTTCGCAACCAAATACTTCCCCAAACAATGATTCCAAAAATCACAGGAAAAACAATATTGAACATTGGATCTTTGTGGATAACGTGAGTTGCAACTGCACCACCAAGCCAGCCTGTTATGAGGATAGCACCAATAATTACTGTTCTGGGGATAGCATATAAAAGGATAGCTATAAGTTGCACAATACCTAAATAGAGCATAGCTTCTTTAGGGTACCCCATTTCAACTGCGCCTTTTATAGCTTCTTCATTTTGTGAAAGATTCATAAAAGCACCCATTAAGAACATTAGGACTATAATACCTTGTAGAATGTAGGATGTCCATACAATTGCTTTCGATATTTTTTTGATTGTTTCCATAGTTATTGATTTTAGTTAGTTAAATTTTTCGAGTGCTTTTAAAGTTTTAAATTTGAGTCAGAATAGAAAAACTATTCATTTTTATCATTTCCTTTGGCTAGAAAATTATTTATCAATGGAATAATAACAAAGTCAGTTTCTTTATAATTTGGTTTTAATGTGGTAATTTCTCCCATATACGTACCGTGACCCCCAGGAACAATTGCTAATTCAGAATTTGGAATAAGCCTTTGCATTTCAATGGCGTGTTCAGGAGTAACAACATCCTTGTCTCCAATAACGATTAAAGTAGGTACTTTGATGGATTTTATTTGCTCCTCTGAAATGTTCGTAAAAGTTTGCATTCTTTGTACATCTCTTTCATACATTTGACGGAGTGCTATGGTATCTGGGTTTATTTCTAGAAATGCATCTTTGTACATTTGGGGCATACCTTCAAACGAGGGGTTATTCATCATATCCCAAAACCAATCTGGAGCACCAGATTTTTTATAAAATGTAGATGCTACAATGATTTTATCGGTCATTTCTGGATGTCGAATGGCAAACTGAAGCGTTGTGCTTGCTCCATTGCTAAAACCAAAAATGGTTGCTTTTTTAATGTTGAGTTGCTGAAGTAATGAGGCAATATCATCGGCATCTTGCTCAAATGTGAGTGGTGTATCTCGGTCTGCCGTATGCCCGTGAGCTTGCATCTCGACAGCAATTACTTTATTCGTTTTTGCCAGTGTAGCTAAAATTCTTCCAAAAGTCGTTTGAATTGTAGAACCACCACCGTGAATTAATACTAATGGATTGCCTTGTCCGTGAACTTCATAATACATTTTTAGTCCATTTACTTCCATATAACTTAAGGAATTATTTTCAGTTGCTTTCATTTGATTTCTTTCAATTTTATTTTTTGTGGCACTACACGAGAGTAGAATAAGTAGTAATAATACTGAATAAATGACTGTCTTTTTCATTCTAATTTTTTTGATGGAGAAGCAATTGCATTTTATCTAACATTTGTAACCAACTAGGATAGGCACCCGTTTTTATTGCTAATTCTTGAGAAACTGTTTGATGCAATTCCATTCTTGTTTTAGTATTTTCTTTTTTGAAAGTAATGGTAACCAATGTTTGCCCTGGCCAATCAGGATCCATTCCGATTTTGGTAGGGTCTGTCGGATTACCATTTTCATCTGCGTTAATCATTGTAAATACAATTTTCGAATTTGGTACAACTTCTTTGTATTCACCAATACACCAACAATTGCCATATTCAGGATTCGAAATGCACGAATGGAACTTTCCAAACCAAATCAAGATTTCCTAAAAACTCACGTTCAATAGCAACAGTATGATTTTCTTTATTGATTTTAAAATCGAATACTAAGTTATTTTTCATTTTACAAGGATTTTAGGTTCGTTAAATATTCGGCTAATTTTTCTACGTTTTGTTTTAAACCTTCATCTGCTTTGTGGGCTTTTACTACCGCTTCAAACATTTCTTCTGTTTCAAATAACATCGTCCAATCCATTAGAGTTTCTTCTCCTTGAGATTCAAATAAAACAGTAGTAATGAAATTTGGATTAAAATGTTCAAACACAATTTTTTTGTATGGGATGATTTCTTTGTAAATACTCCTATTCGGATAATTTGTTCCATCAGGACCGTGCATAGTGAGTTTCCATTCACCCCCTACCTCAACATTCATATTGTGAATGGTAGTAGAAAATCCGTTGGGTCCCCACCAGTTTGCAATAAGTTCTGGTTCTGTCCAAGCTTTCCAAACAAGTTCTATTGGAGCTTTAAAAATTCTATTAATGTTTAATTGTCTGTTTTCTGTATTCATTATAACGGTTGTTTATTGATTACTATTCGTCTTTTGATTGTGATTGCATTTTAAGAAGCAATTGGTCTAATTGGTCAAAACGGTCTTCCCATAATTTCTTAAATGGGGTTAACCAGTCGGCAACTTCTTTCATTTTTTCGGGGTTAAAGTGATAGTAAATTTCTCTGCCCGATTGCACTTGATTCAAAAGTTCACATTCGGTCAAAATTTGAATATGTTTTGAAATAGCCTGCCTACTCGAATCAAAATTGGCTGCAATGGCATTGGGAGTCATGGCTTGTACTGCAATCAATCCTAAAATTGCTCTTCTCGTGGGGTCGGCTATTGCCTGAAATACATCTCTTCTCATTATCTTTTTATTAAAAACGCAACTAATTAGTTGCAAATATATATGCAATTAATCAGTTGCGCAAGTGATTTAAAACTTTTTCTTAAAAATAACACCCAATCAAGAATAGTTTAGGCTCATTATTTTCAAAAAAATAAACAAAAACTGTTAAATTTATTTTAGTGAATATTGTAGCCCTCCAATAATAGCCATTCCGTTTGATTGCACTATTTCTGTTTGTTCTTTTTTGACCACCCCACCCACATATATTTTGGCGGTCAAGGTTTTGCCAGGAGTCGCACCAAATACTGAGGCATTAATTGTGGGAGCAAAAAAACCATTTGGTGCTACTATTTCTTTTGTCCATGGCAAAGCAGAAGGAACTGCATTTGACCCTGAACTAGACCCTGTGATATAGGTTACATCAAAGGTGCCAGTAGCAGTTCCAGACACTTCATACTTTACATTTCGGCTGTCAGTTGGCGTACTTGCATTATCATTGCTATTTGCATCATCTTTGCTGCAAGATAGTAGTAGTGCAAAAGTCATAAACGAAATTCCTGTTTTTAATAGATTCATTGTTTTCATACTTGTTTTTGATTTATAATTATAATTATTGAGTACTAAATTTTTCTATACTTCGTATTTATTTTAAGATAATTCACTAAGGTTTACTTTCATCATCAAGCTTTTTTTTATTGAATGGTATAATTCTTTACATCGGCTTCGCTCAATCTAAAATAGCCAAAAGGGTAATTTTCTGAATTTGTTTGATTGATAATATTCCCTTTTACTGTTACAGGTGGCGATTGAAAAGGGCCAGAACCCAAAGAACCTGATGCGTTTAATAGAATATTCATATAATCAAAATAATCTTTTGAGACACCATAATGCGTTATCGCTACTTGCTCGCCGGCTTTTGTGTTTTCTTCGAGAATTAAACTAAAAAAAGTGTTTCCTTCAAAAAAAAGGTCGTCATCTAAAGCATATTGTGGTTTAGCGTTTTTTGAGAATTTGAATTTGTAGAGGTAATAATTTTCGGTATTGGCGGGGTCATTAAAAAATGTTTTTAATTTCAAAAAATTAGTTCCAAATCCGGACTGAATTTCTTGAGTTACTGTGGTTATTGCAGCTACAGATTTTAAAGTTTCGGTGGCGGTATAAGTTTGACCTTCACTAATGATGGTCAAAAAATATCGCTCATCAATCACAGGAACAAAATTGGCGCACTCATAAACCCCTGTATTTGATTTTTCTATAAAATTAAAAACAACATTCGAACTGTTTTTTACAAAAACCGTTGCACCAGAAACTGCAGGAATACTATTGGTATAATAATCTGTTGTTTTGGATAATTTGATGGTTTGATTATTTCCAGCAGTTCCTTTTTGCCAAGTGATAGAAGCGTCAATAACCAATTTTGGTTCGGCCGTTTTGAGCGCAACCTCAACCACCTCTGTACAGCTACTAAACAGTAAAACTGTTACTAGTAGGGTTATAAATTTTATTGTATTTTTCATAATATATATTTTTTTAAAATTTAAAATTGTAGCTAATGGCCGGAACCATCCCAAAAATTGAAGTTCTGATGGCTTCATTATTCCCAGTATCCAGATTTTGTTTAAAATTGATGGAAGCAGTATTCTGGCGATTGTACAAATTGTAAATACTAAAAACCCATTCTGTTTTCCAATTTCGATTATTGTTTTTATGAGGCGTAAGGGTTGCCGAAATATCCAAATGATGATAGGCAGGCAATCTATTTTCGTTTCTTAATCCATAACTTGGCACTAGAATATCTTGGTAGGTGTATTGACCATTTGGGTAGGTTACGGGTTGCCCGGATTGGAGAATAAAATTGGCTCCAAAACTCCATTTTTTATTTAAGTTGTAAGAACTTGTAACAGCAATATTGTGTAATTTGTCGTAGGCCGAATGGTACCATTGGCCGTTGTTTATGCCAATTTCTGAACTATTTCTGCCCGGTGTTTGTTGTTCCGATTTTGATAAAGTATAAGAAATCCAACCGGTCAATTTTCCCTCATTTTTTCGGATTAAAAACTCTAAACCATACGAACGCATTTGTCCGTTTAGAATAACTTGCTCAATGGCCTCATTGGCAACCAAATCTGCTCCATCAATATAATCCATTCTGTTTTGGTTTTTTTTATAAAAAGTTTCAATTTCAAGAGAATATTTGTTTGTATTAAAGTTTTTAAAATACCCCAAGCCAACTTGGTCTGCAATTTGTGGTTTTATATAATTATCACTGGGCATCCAAACATCTAGCGGTGTAGGCGAAGAAGTATTTGAAACTAATTGTAGGTATTGCACCATTCTATTATAACTCGCTTTTATTGATTGATTTTCGGTCAATTGATAAGCGATAGACATTCTTGGTTCTAGGTTATTATAGCTTTGAATGGTTTTGTTTTGGTCATAAAACTGGGTTGCAATAGGGGTCGCTTTTTGATAGGTTTGCGTATTTTGATTATAAGCTACGGGTTGGTCATTGGCATATCTATTTATTGTTGATTGCCCTAATCTATAAAACAAACTATAACGCAAGCCATAAGAAAGGGCTATTTTGTTAGAAAGTTGCTGTTCGGCATCAAGATAAATAGCGGGTTCAAAAGCATATTTTTTGTCAAATTGATTAAAATTTATCCCCGAATTTGCAGTTGTTGGTGCTACTGTACCTGGATTAAAATCATAATAAATACCATTGACACCAAAATTTAATTTGAATGAATCAGAAACATAATTCTTAAAATCATATTTGATATTGTAATTTTTAATTCCAGATTTCCATTCAAAATCAGCCAAGTCAATGCCTATTTTATAATAATAATCGCTAAAAATTAAGGATAAGTTTGAAAATAATTTATTATGAAACAAATGATTCCAGCGCAAGTTAAAGGTTGAATTGCCATAAGTATTGGAAAAACTTTTGCTTATACTAAGCAAATCTCGACCAAAATAACCCGACAAATAGACATTGTTATTTGCATTTAATTTATAAGAAAATTTCGCGTTCAAATCATAAAAATAAGCAGCATTATTTTTTTGTTCTTCAGAAAGTTTTAAAAACAAATGCGCATAAGAGGCACGACCACCAATAAGAAAAGAGCCTTTGTTTTTTACAATTGGCCCCTCGGCCAATAATCTACTGGAGATTAACCCAATACCTCCGTTGAGATGAAAACCCGTACTGCTGCCATCTTTTTGATAAATATCCAAAACCGAAGATGCCCTGCCGCCATATCTTGCGGGGATGCCGCCTTTGTATAATTTTAAATCCTTTATAGCATCTGGATTAAAAACAGAAAAGAAACCAAAAACATGAGAGGAGTTAAAAATTGTAGCTTCGTCCAAGAGTATTAAATTTTGGTCTGCACCACCGCCACGAACATTAAAACCAGAAGCTCCCTCGCCAGCATTTGTAACTCCGGGTAGCAACAAGATGGATTTGAGTACATCAACTTCGCCCAAAACAACGGGCATTTTTTTTATAGCAGCTATTGAGAGCTTGTTGACACTCATTTCGGGTTTAGAAATGTTTGTTTTTCTACTCTCAGAGATTACAACCTCGTTTAGCACTTCTTCAATTGCAAAAAGGCTGAAATTAGTTTTAATATTTTTGTCCAGATTGACTTTGGTTGCTAGGGTTTGAAACCCCAGATTGCTTATTTGAACCGTATAACTGCCCTCTGGAATTGTTATGGAATAAAAACCATACTCATTGGTTGTAGTGCCTGTTTTGAGTTCAGGAAAATAAAGAGTTACGCCAATTAAGTTTTCGTTGTTCTTACCGTCAGAAACAACGCCGCTCAAAGTAAATTTTGGTTTTAGCAATTCTTTGGCATTGGTTTCTTGCGAAAATACAGTACCAAAAAAAAGTAGCAAGAATGCTGTTAAGAGATAAATTAGTTTTGTGTCCATAATGATTTTGTCTAAATTGATACATTTATTTAGACAAAATTCTATGATTAAAACCAATGCTACAATATTGTTATGCAAAGCACATAAAGATGCCTGCAAACGGGTATAAAAAGTCTGCAAGCATTAAATGGAGACTTATATTTTATTCTTAATTAATTCAAAAAAAAGGTCTTTGTAGGTTTCTGAAATCGGAATGATTGTATTGGCAACTTTTATTCGCTTGCGTTCTACAGATTCTATTTTATTAATAGCCACCATATAGGATTTGTGTACTCGGCAAACTAATGTCGAGGGGATTATTTGCTCCAATTCGCCAAAATTTTGCAAAGTCATGATTCGTTTATTGATGGTGTGAATTTTACGATAATCCCTCATGCCTTCTATAAACAAAATGTCGTTTAAATTTATTTTTTCGAGCCTATTTTCTGTTTTCACAAAAATATAATCGTGTTGAGCAATTATTGGTTGGGTTTTACTTTCCTGTACTCGGTTTACGGCTTTCAAAAACCGCTCAAAAGTAAAGGGTTTTAATAAGTAATCAGCAACATTTAGTTCATATCCTTTTAAAGCATATTCTTGGTAGGCTGTGGTTATAATGACTTCACTTTCTATTTTTGAACTTTCGAGTAACTCAATACCAGATAATTCGTCCATATTAATGTCTAAAAAAAGCAAATCAACTGTATTTGATTTTAAAAAAGAAAGTCCATCAAGGGCATTGTCAAAAGTGCCACACAGCTTTAAAAAAGGAATTTTAAGCACAAAACCTTTGGTTCTCTCAAGAGCCAAAGGTTCGTCTTCTATAATAATGCAAGATAGTTTATCCATTATTGATGATTAATTTTACGGTATAAAAATCGACTTGATTGTTTAATTCTAAAGTATGTTGTTTTGGATAAATCAAATCTAAGCGTTTTTGAATCAATACATTACCCAAACC is from Flavobacterium sp. NG2 and encodes:
- a CDS encoding MmpS family transport accessory protein, translated to MKTMNLLKTGISFMTFALLLSCSKDDANSNDNASTPTDSRNVKYEVSGTATGTFDVTYITGSSSGSNAVPSALPWTKEIVAPNGFFAPTINASVFGATPGKTLTAKIYVGGVVKKEQTEIVQSNGMAIIGGLQYSLK
- a CDS encoding alpha/beta hydrolase, producing the protein MKKTVIYSVLLLLILLSCSATKNKIERNQMKATENNSLSYMEVNGLKMYYEVHGQGNPLVLIHGGGSTIQTTFGRILATLAKTNKVIAVEMQAHGHTADRDTPLTFEQDADDIASLLQQLNIKKATIFGFSNGASTTLQFAIRHPEMTDKIIVASTFYKKSGAPDWFWDMMNNPSFEGMPQMYKDAFLEINPDTIALRQMYERDVQRMQTFTNISEEQIKSIKVPTLIVIGDKDVVTPEHAIEMQRLIPNSELAIVPGGHGTYMGEITTLKPNYKETDFVIIPLINNFLAKGNDKNE
- a CDS encoding TonB-dependent receptor: MDTKLIYLLTAFLLLFFGTVFSQETNAKELLKPKFTLSGVVSDGKNNENLIGVTLYFPELKTGTTTNEYGFYSITIPEGSYTVQISNLGFQTLATKVNLDKNIKTNFSLFAIEEVLNEVVISESRKTNISKPEMSVNKLSIAAIKKMPVVLGEVDVLKSILLLPGVTNAGEGASGFNVRGGGADQNLILLDEATIFNSSHVFGFFSVFNPDAIKDLKLYKGGIPARYGGRASSVLDIYQKDGSSTGFHLNGGIGLISSRLLAEGPIVKNKGSFLIGGRASYAHLFLKLSEEQKNNAAYFYDLNAKFSYKLNANNNVYLSGYFGRDLLSISKSFSNTYGNSTFNLRWNHLFHNKLFSNLSLIFSDYYYKIGIDLADFEWKSGIKNYNIKYDFKNYVSDSFKLNFGVNGIYYDFNPGTVAPTTANSGINFNQFDKKYAFEPAIYLDAEQQLSNKIALSYGLRYSLFYRLGQSTINRYANDQPVAYNQNTQTYQKATPIATQFYDQNKTIQSYNNLEPRMSIAYQLTENQSIKASYNRMVQYLQLVSNTSSPTPLDVWMPSDNYIKPQIADQVGLGYFKNFNTNKYSLEIETFYKKNQNRMDYIDGADLVANEAIEQVILNGQMRSYGLEFLIRKNEGKLTGWISYTLSKSEQQTPGRNSSEIGINNGQWYHSAYDKLHNIAVTSSYNLNKKWSFGANFILQSGQPVTYPNGQYTYQDILVPSYGLRNENRLPAYHHLDISATLTPHKNNNRNWKTEWVFSIYNLYNRQNTASINFKQNLDTGNNEAIRTSIFGMVPAISYNFKF
- a CDS encoding SRPBCC domain-containing protein: MIWFGKFHSCISNPEYGNCWCIGEYKEVVPNSKIVFTMINADENGNPTDPTKIGMDPDWPGQTLVTITFKKENTKTRMELHQTVSQELAIKTGAYPSWLQMLDKMQLLLHQKN
- a CDS encoding metalloregulator ArsR/SmtB family transcription factor, whose translation is MRRDVFQAIADPTRRAILGLIAVQAMTPNAIAANFDSSRQAISKHIQILTECELLNQVQSGREIYYHFNPEKMKEVADWLTPFKKLWEDRFDQLDQLLLKMQSQSKDE
- a CDS encoding DUF4249 domain-containing protein, giving the protein MKNTIKFITLLVTVLLFSSCTEVVEVALKTAEPKLVIDASITWQKGTAGNNQTIKLSKTTDYYTNSIPAVSGATVFVKNSSNVVFNFIEKSNTGVYECANFVPVIDERYFLTIISEGQTYTATETLKSVAAITTVTQEIQSGFGTNFLKLKTFFNDPANTENYYLYKFKFSKNAKPQYALDDDLFFEGNTFFSLILEENTKAGEQVAITHYGVSKDYFDYMNILLNASGSLGSGPFQSPPVTVKGNIINQTNSENYPFGYFRLSEADVKNYTIQ
- a CDS encoding DoxX family protein, which gives rise to METIKKISKAIVWTSYILQGIIVLMFLMGAFMNLSQNEEAIKGAVEMGYPKEAMLYLGIVQLIAILLYAIPRTVIIGAILITGWLGGAVATHVIHKDPMFNIVFPVIFGIIVWGSIWLRNEKLKLLVLN
- a CDS encoding SRPBCC domain-containing protein gives rise to the protein MNTENRQLNINRIFKAPIELVWKAWTEPELIANWWGPNGFSTTIHNMNVEVGGEWKLTMHGPDGTNYPNRSIYKEIIPYKKIVFEHFNPNFITTVLFESQGEETLMDWTMLFETEEMFEAVVKAHKADEGLKQNVEKLAEYLTNLKSL